In the genome of Mucisphaera calidilacus, one region contains:
- the dnaK gene encoding molecular chaperone DnaK yields MSKIIGIDLGTTNSVVAVMEAGSPKVLINSSGNRTTPSIVAFTDKGERLVGQQAKHQQVTNPKNTVYSIKRFMGRRHHEVESEEKIVPYAVTGGADELVKVNVRDKDYTPQEISAMILQDLKKTAEDYLGESVERAVITVPAYFNDAQRQATKDAGEIAGLKVDRIINEPTAAALAYGLDKQSNEKIAVFDLGGGTFDVSILDVGDGVFEVLSTSGDGHLGGDDWDEAIIDYLADEFKRQEGVDLRQDAMALQRLKEAAEKAKCELSSAQETTVNLPFITATNEGPKHLQITLTRAKFEQVCESLFNRIRIPVEAALSDAGLKAGDVAEVVLVGGSTRMPKVQEIAQELFGKEPNKSINPDEVVALGAAIQGGVLQGDVKDVLLLDVTPLSLGIETLGGVMTKLIERNTTIPTERSETFSTAADNQSEVTIHVLQGEREFANDNRTLGRFNLTGIPAAPRGVPQIEVAFKIDANGILNVSAKDKGTGTEQSIEIKGSSGLSDDEINKMKTEAEANADADKARRELVDVRNQADSAAYQIKKQLEEHGEKVPAEIRSGIESAISNLEEKTKTDDKDAIKAALDALQEEGMKLGQAIYQSTEAGDAASDAAGSEQTQDSTSDTDDDVIDADYEVKK; encoded by the coding sequence ATGTCCAAGATCATCGGAATTGACCTCGGCACCACCAATTCGGTCGTCGCCGTCATGGAAGCCGGCTCACCCAAGGTGCTCATCAACAGCTCCGGCAACCGAACCACACCCTCGATTGTCGCCTTCACCGACAAGGGTGAGCGGCTCGTCGGTCAGCAGGCCAAGCACCAGCAGGTGACCAACCCCAAGAACACGGTCTACTCCATCAAGCGCTTCATGGGGCGACGCCATCACGAGGTGGAATCCGAGGAGAAGATCGTTCCGTACGCCGTCACAGGCGGCGCGGACGAGCTGGTCAAGGTCAACGTCCGCGACAAGGACTACACCCCGCAGGAGATCTCCGCGATGATCCTGCAGGACCTCAAAAAGACCGCCGAGGATTACCTCGGCGAGTCGGTCGAGCGCGCGGTCATCACCGTCCCGGCCTATTTCAACGACGCTCAGCGGCAGGCCACGAAGGACGCCGGCGAGATCGCGGGCCTGAAGGTTGACCGCATCATCAACGAGCCCACCGCCGCTGCGCTCGCCTACGGACTCGACAAGCAGTCCAACGAGAAGATCGCCGTGTTCGACCTGGGCGGCGGCACCTTCGACGTCTCCATCCTCGACGTCGGTGACGGCGTCTTCGAGGTGCTCTCCACCTCCGGCGACGGGCACCTCGGCGGTGACGACTGGGACGAGGCGATCATTGATTACCTCGCCGACGAGTTCAAGCGGCAGGAAGGTGTCGATCTGCGTCAGGATGCCATGGCACTCCAACGCCTCAAGGAAGCCGCTGAGAAGGCCAAGTGCGAGCTTTCGAGTGCTCAGGAAACCACCGTCAACCTTCCCTTCATCACCGCGACCAACGAAGGCCCGAAGCATCTGCAGATCACGCTCACCCGCGCGAAGTTCGAGCAGGTCTGCGAGTCGCTGTTCAACCGCATCCGCATCCCGGTCGAGGCCGCGCTCAGCGACGCCGGCCTGAAGGCGGGCGATGTCGCTGAGGTCGTTCTTGTTGGTGGATCGACCCGGATGCCCAAGGTTCAGGAGATCGCTCAGGAGCTCTTCGGCAAGGAACCCAACAAGTCCATCAACCCCGACGAGGTTGTTGCGCTTGGTGCAGCGATCCAGGGCGGCGTTCTCCAGGGCGACGTCAAGGATGTGCTGCTCCTCGACGTCACGCCTCTTTCGCTTGGCATCGAGACGCTCGGCGGCGTCATGACGAAGCTGATCGAACGCAACACGACCATTCCAACCGAGCGCAGCGAGACTTTCTCGACCGCCGCCGACAACCAGTCCGAGGTCACCATCCATGTCCTCCAGGGCGAACGTGAATTCGCCAACGACAACCGTACCCTCGGCCGATTCAATCTCACGGGGATTCCCGCCGCACCCCGGGGCGTCCCCCAGATCGAGGTCGCCTTCAAGATCGACGCCAATGGCATCCTCAACGTCTCCGCTAAGGACAAGGGCACCGGCACCGAGCAGTCGATCGAGATCAAGGGCTCCTCGGGTCTCTCCGACGACGAGATCAACAAGATGAAGACCGAGGCCGAGGCCAACGCCGACGCTGACAAGGCGCGGCGTGAGCTCGTCGATGTCCGCAACCAGGCCGACAGCGCTGCCTATCAGATCAAGAAGCAGCTCGAGGAGCACGGCGAGAAGGTTCCCGCCGAGATCCGCAGCGGCATCGAGTCGGCCATCTCGAACCTCGAAGAGAAGACCAAGACCGACGATAAGGACGCCATCAAGGCCGCTCTGGACGCCCTGCAGGAAGAGGGCATGAAACTCGGCCAGGCGATCTATCAGTCCACGGAGGCGGGCGACGCCGCTTCGGACGCAGCCGGCTCCGAGCAGACGCAGGACTCGACGTCAGATACCGACGACGACGTGATTGACGCCGACTACGAGGTCAAGAAATAA
- a CDS encoding HU family DNA-binding protein, with the protein MAKKTAKVAKKPLTKTQLFSAIADDTGLTKKDVSAVFDSMTALIKKEVGSTRGSGAFTVPGLLKIVRFRKKATKARMGRNPATGEEIKIAAKPATTVVKLRALKPLKEMV; encoded by the coding sequence ATGGCCAAGAAGACCGCGAAAGTCGCCAAGAAACCTCTCACCAAAACCCAGCTTTTCTCCGCCATCGCCGATGACACGGGCCTGACCAAGAAGGACGTGTCGGCCGTGTTTGACTCGATGACGGCGCTGATCAAGAAAGAAGTCGGCAGCACCCGTGGCTCGGGCGCGTTCACCGTTCCGGGCCTGCTGAAGATCGTCCGTTTCCGCAAGAAGGCCACCAAGGCACGCATGGGCCGCAACCCGGCGACCGGCGAAGAGATCAAGATCGCCGCCAAGCCCGCGACCACCGTCGTGAAGCTGCGTGCGCTCAAGCCGCTCAAGGAAATGGTCTGA
- the ricT gene encoding regulatory iron-sulfur-containing complex subunit RicT translates to MPGSITPLPVMLSEEDQAIYDRLETPKTIVVRYSYQRKVGEFPYDGDSVPGCGSKMIIRTDRGTEIAEMLTTTCANAGCGKSVSRKEMLEYIKRSGGKDYPFHREGRILRIATVEDLNQQARLDTDKPGMIRLARRFIGELDLDMSLVDVEPLLGQERIIFYYTSEQWVDFRELVKHLAAELHTRIEMVQVNAREEARIVADFEKCGQHCCCKQFLKVLKPVSMRSAKVQKATLDPQKISGRCGRLMCCLRYEDQTYSELKKNLPHKKTIVETEDGIGIVIDSQILTQLVLVRIGTAPPAAYPLESIRSLTKEEAADWRQRMAEEERERAEAWARRTARRTRPREEERPREPQPQDQTTGDAHPADATDGEQKKKRRRRRRRRKPDPSGGEAPQQDASQQDGSTENAEANQSDNPDQPKKKRRRRRRRRRGPGDGEQGGDAPDRGDPPSTPPPAGD, encoded by the coding sequence ATGCCCGGCAGTATCACACCTCTCCCCGTTATGCTCTCGGAAGAAGATCAGGCGATCTACGACCGCCTCGAGACCCCGAAGACCATCGTCGTCCGTTACAGCTACCAGAGGAAAGTCGGCGAGTTTCCTTACGACGGCGATTCTGTGCCCGGTTGCGGGTCCAAGATGATCATCCGCACCGATCGTGGCACCGAGATCGCCGAGATGCTCACCACCACCTGCGCCAACGCCGGCTGCGGAAAATCGGTCTCTCGCAAGGAGATGCTTGAATACATCAAGCGCTCCGGCGGCAAGGACTACCCCTTCCACCGCGAGGGGCGCATCCTCCGCATCGCCACCGTCGAAGACCTGAACCAGCAGGCCAGACTCGACACCGATAAGCCCGGCATGATCCGACTCGCCAGGCGGTTCATCGGCGAGCTCGACCTCGACATGAGTCTCGTTGACGTCGAACCGCTCCTCGGTCAGGAGCGCATCATCTTCTACTACACCTCCGAGCAGTGGGTTGATTTCCGCGAACTGGTCAAGCACCTCGCCGCCGAACTCCACACACGCATCGAGATGGTCCAGGTCAACGCCCGCGAGGAGGCACGCATCGTCGCCGACTTCGAGAAGTGCGGGCAGCACTGCTGCTGCAAGCAGTTCCTCAAGGTCCTCAAGCCCGTGTCGATGCGCTCCGCCAAGGTTCAGAAGGCCACCCTCGACCCGCAGAAGATCTCCGGCCGATGCGGACGCCTGATGTGCTGTCTCCGCTACGAGGATCAGACCTACTCCGAACTCAAGAAAAACCTGCCCCACAAGAAGACGATCGTTGAGACCGAGGACGGCATCGGCATCGTCATTGATTCCCAGATCCTCACGCAGCTCGTTCTCGTGCGTATCGGCACCGCCCCGCCCGCCGCCTACCCGCTGGAAAGCATCCGTTCGCTTACCAAGGAGGAGGCCGCTGACTGGCGGCAGCGGATGGCCGAGGAAGAACGCGAGCGTGCCGAGGCCTGGGCTCGTCGCACCGCCCGTCGCACACGGCCCCGCGAAGAAGAACGGCCTCGCGAACCGCAGCCGCAGGATCAGACAACTGGCGACGCACATCCCGCCGATGCCACCGATGGTGAGCAGAAGAAAAAGCGCCGCCGACGCCGGCGACGACGCAAGCCCGACCCGTCCGGCGGAGAAGCCCCGCAGCAGGATGCGTCTCAGCAGGACGGATCAACCGAGAACGCCGAGGCGAACCAGAGCGACAACCCCGATCAACCGAAGAAAAAGCGACGCCGTCGCAGGCGTCGGCGCCGTGGGCCCGGTGATGGCGAGCAGGGGGGAGACGCGCCCGATCGCGGGGATCCTCCCAGCACACCGCCCCCGGCAGGCGATTGA
- a CDS encoding DUF6503 family protein, whose translation MGWKRLMLVMAALPVLNLALGCKISSESTPAQTVEVPPKPEYVEQIELAYGAGRYAQKQAVEADFVVEFGGSTLIEGTMLFNREVSKARMTLADGTILVFDGNNAWVTPEDSAVQMARFHLLTWPYFLAAPMKLADTGVMYEEVGEVLLTAEQSYPGLKLTFASGVGDAPDDWYILMKDPDTDALRAMAYIVTYNKTKEEAEASPSVIEYAGFKTVDGVAFATDWTFSYWDPEQGKMGKPKGHATISNIRFVEPERGTFAPPLNARIDELPVVESPVSEPDHGENTDSDQTQADDAE comes from the coding sequence ATGGGTTGGAAACGTCTGATGCTCGTTATGGCCGCCCTGCCGGTGCTGAATCTCGCTCTGGGTTGCAAGATCTCAAGTGAATCAACACCTGCGCAGACGGTCGAAGTTCCGCCGAAGCCCGAGTACGTCGAACAGATCGAACTGGCCTACGGGGCCGGCAGGTACGCCCAGAAGCAGGCTGTCGAGGCGGATTTCGTGGTTGAATTCGGCGGCTCGACACTGATCGAGGGCACGATGCTGTTCAACCGGGAGGTCAGCAAGGCCCGGATGACGCTGGCCGACGGGACCATTCTGGTTTTCGATGGCAACAACGCCTGGGTGACGCCCGAGGACTCGGCCGTGCAGATGGCTCGATTCCACCTGCTGACGTGGCCATATTTCCTGGCGGCACCGATGAAGCTGGCGGATACAGGCGTGATGTACGAGGAGGTCGGCGAGGTGCTGCTGACCGCGGAACAGTCCTACCCGGGCCTGAAGCTCACGTTCGCGTCGGGTGTGGGTGATGCGCCGGACGACTGGTACATCCTGATGAAGGACCCCGACACCGATGCCCTGCGTGCCATGGCGTACATCGTGACCTACAACAAGACCAAGGAAGAGGCGGAGGCGTCGCCGAGCGTCATCGAGTACGCCGGCTTCAAGACGGTGGATGGCGTTGCCTTTGCTACGGACTGGACGTTCTCATACTGGGACCCCGAACAGGGGAAGATGGGCAAGCCCAAGGGGCACGCGACCATCAGCAACATCCGTTTTGTCGAGCCGGAACGCGGGACGTTCGCGCCACCCCTGAACGCGCGGATCGATGAGCTTCCGGTGGTTGAGAGCCCGGTTTCGGAGCCAGATCATGGCGAGAACACGGACTCGGACCAGACTCAGGCGGATGACGCTGAATGA
- a CDS encoding aspartate aminotransferase family protein: MTASKTQELISRADASLSPNYGRYPIAIERGEGSLLYDLEGKRYIDLFAGFGAPVLGHCHTEMVRTVTEQACKLWHVGNLMHTEPQVDAAERIKRLGFGGLSFFSHSGADANEAAIKLARLYGKANRGQAAGEWGRYKVVSATKSFHGRSFATMGATGQDAVRQGFEPLLPGFTNVAYNDLGAIASAVDDETVAVIVEPIQGEGGINIPDSDYFKRLRAFCDERDLLLIADEVWTGCGRTGRVFGHQLWDVVPDIMTLGKGVGGGLPVGVMCARPEVAEHYSVAKNGKVTHATTLGGNCLAMAATATVFRVIEEERLDERAERLGAGVVERLSSFAERCDAVVEARGHGLFIGVELDPDKLPSATPAVADVVKTLHKKGVMVNASKTGVLRLAPPLTIPEELLDEGLSAVESVLNGG, translated from the coding sequence TTGACCGCATCGAAGACACAGGAACTGATCTCACGGGCTGACGCATCGCTGTCGCCGAACTACGGGCGTTACCCGATCGCGATTGAGCGTGGCGAGGGGAGCCTGCTCTATGACCTTGAGGGCAAGCGGTACATCGATCTGTTCGCAGGGTTTGGAGCGCCGGTGCTCGGCCACTGTCATACGGAGATGGTCCGCACTGTGACCGAACAGGCTTGCAAGCTCTGGCACGTCGGGAACCTGATGCACACCGAGCCGCAGGTCGACGCCGCGGAGCGGATCAAGCGACTGGGCTTTGGCGGACTGAGTTTCTTCTCGCACAGCGGCGCAGACGCGAACGAGGCCGCTATCAAGCTGGCCCGGCTGTATGGCAAGGCAAACCGCGGACAGGCGGCAGGTGAGTGGGGTCGTTACAAGGTGGTCTCAGCGACAAAGAGTTTCCACGGCCGGTCGTTCGCGACGATGGGAGCCACGGGTCAGGACGCTGTACGTCAGGGATTCGAGCCGCTCCTGCCGGGGTTCACGAACGTGGCCTACAACGACCTTGGCGCGATTGCTTCCGCGGTGGATGACGAGACCGTGGCGGTGATCGTCGAGCCGATCCAGGGCGAGGGTGGCATCAACATTCCGGACTCGGACTACTTCAAGCGACTGCGTGCGTTCTGCGACGAGCGTGACCTGCTGCTGATCGCCGACGAGGTCTGGACCGGCTGCGGACGCACGGGCAGGGTCTTCGGGCATCAACTCTGGGACGTCGTGCCCGACATCATGACGCTCGGCAAGGGTGTGGGTGGGGGGCTGCCTGTGGGCGTGATGTGCGCACGTCCCGAGGTGGCCGAACACTACAGTGTTGCGAAGAACGGCAAGGTGACGCACGCGACCACGCTCGGCGGGAACTGCCTGGCGATGGCGGCGACGGCCACCGTGTTCCGGGTGATCGAGGAAGAGCGGCTTGACGAACGTGCAGAGCGATTGGGTGCGGGTGTGGTGGAGCGGCTGTCGTCCTTTGCAGAGCGATGTGATGCGGTCGTGGAGGCACGCGGACATGGTCTGTTTATCGGTGTGGAACTGGATCCGGACAAGCTGCCCTCGGCGACACCTGCGGTCGCGGACGTGGTGAAGACGCTGCACAAGAAAGGCGTGATGGTGAACGCAAGCAAGACAGGCGTGCTGCGGCTCGCCCCACCTCTGACGATTCCAGAGGAGCTACTGGACGAGGGGCTCTCGGCGGTCGAATCGGTGCTGAACGGCGGCTAA
- the metF gene encoding methylenetetrahydrofolate reductase [NAD(P)H] — translation MHITDILANRKTAFSFEFFPPKTQAAAESLYQTIAELEPLRPDFVSVTYGAGGSTRELTHDLVLRLKKTTSLDPIPHLTCVCHQASEIAEIIDQYAAEGVSNILALRGDPPRDKADWDRSKDAFQYASELVTFIREHASHTQHPDPRGFGIGVAGFPEGHHATPNRLREIDYLKAKVDAGADYICTQFFFDNRDFYDFRERCDLAGIHVPIIVGLMPITSMKGMNRMAELSPGTRFPAALIRSLQRAGDDAEAVKRVGIHWATEQARDLLDHQASGIHFYTLNSSDATRQIYASLGVASPS, via the coding sequence ATGCACATTACCGACATCCTCGCCAACCGGAAGACGGCTTTTTCCTTTGAGTTCTTTCCGCCCAAGACGCAGGCGGCCGCAGAGAGTCTCTACCAGACCATCGCGGAGCTCGAGCCGCTGCGCCCCGACTTCGTCTCCGTCACCTACGGCGCCGGAGGGTCAACGCGCGAACTCACCCACGACCTCGTTCTCCGCCTCAAGAAGACCACGTCGCTCGATCCTATCCCCCACCTCACCTGCGTCTGCCACCAGGCCTCCGAGATCGCCGAGATCATCGATCAGTACGCCGCTGAGGGTGTCAGTAACATCCTTGCCCTACGAGGCGATCCCCCCCGCGACAAGGCCGATTGGGACCGCTCCAAGGACGCTTTTCAGTACGCTTCTGAGTTGGTCACCTTCATCCGTGAACACGCCAGCCACACCCAACATCCTGATCCACGCGGCTTTGGCATCGGCGTCGCCGGTTTCCCCGAGGGACACCACGCCACGCCCAACCGACTCCGTGAAATCGACTATCTCAAGGCCAAGGTTGACGCCGGGGCGGACTACATCTGCACCCAGTTCTTCTTCGATAATCGCGACTTCTACGACTTCCGGGAACGATGCGACCTCGCCGGAATCCACGTCCCCATCATCGTCGGACTCATGCCCATCACATCCATGAAGGGCATGAACCGCATGGCCGAACTCTCACCCGGAACCCGATTCCCGGCCGCACTGATCCGCTCGCTCCAGCGAGCGGGTGACGACGCGGAAGCCGTCAAGCGCGTGGGTATCCACTGGGCTACCGAGCAGGCCCGCGATCTCCTCGATCATCAGGCTAGCGGCATCCACTTCTACACCCTCAACAGCTCCGACGCCACGCGGCAGATCTACGCCAGCCTCGGCGTCGCCAGCCCGTCCTGA
- a CDS encoding protein kinase domain-containing protein, which yields MNTTSPQKGYRHQAGDRPLDGYTIKRAAGRGGFGEVYFAVSDSGREVALKAVQGFEDIELRGIAHCMNLKSPHLVSIFDVRRNENGEPFVIMEYVGGPSLRRLIDESPSGLGEQKTAFFLREIAKGLSYLHDCGIVHRDLKPANIFYDEGYVKIGDYGLSKAMSASPQQSQTITVGTVHYMAPEIGGGRYDRSIDIYALGVLVYELLTGQVPFFGGSPAEVLMKHLSTNVDTTQLPAPFDRVVAKAMAKDPADRYASVREMVEDVFGAQHIRESVADFGAEDLTVYARRAADKINAAPLIDNLPDSANPETWQPAKDQPDPRRFNQTDQQPPSPQPRPILADPTRDNLSHGQRLFLCVMTLLTVAAGSLYISAIGEGWFNLPELMGIGLIIAGVAATHVMGLFIARSWFGQRLDDAPVLQRIAYATTAALTSALFVLPILLIAGDADDPGVSAIAMLWLTCLIPVLTLDVHRSLELARPSRVSIIRAALAALVVGLPMAVLTSGSAATMIFAAMAAAISLAAQIMAAYDPVASRNTHPLTAAERAARDEQEKMTPELRLQAQKRSEEIRKRAREESARETAEQAKADAEIDPSTSPRMRTIALILVATPMMGIPIFGLHRFYAGKIVTGIIWLLTGGLFGIGQFLDALFIITGHFEDDQERPIRTWWDESRQQQHEHRPRPKQVHRRQTPASSSSYSDYVGGAIAGTLAIFAYIALFGAAAITGITIFGGPYFLTADVPGLGLDQLAVELFGEGDWQPGFLQALQPIAIVLLCLGTALMVLARRRAGIGHMFRSLLGIGILSAAAVVGYGLFDAAGGIEAVWNAAAEQVQHGAIPTAFISVMQAMNVELLFVVQILVLLGVLLLAWPARRRNTTTETQP from the coding sequence ATGAACACCACATCCCCACAAAAGGGCTACCGGCACCAGGCCGGCGACCGACCGCTCGACGGTTACACCATCAAACGCGCCGCGGGACGCGGCGGCTTCGGCGAGGTCTATTTCGCAGTCTCCGACTCCGGGCGCGAGGTCGCGCTCAAGGCCGTCCAGGGCTTCGAGGACATCGAGCTCCGCGGCATTGCCCACTGCATGAACCTCAAGAGCCCGCACCTCGTCTCCATCTTCGACGTTCGACGCAACGAGAACGGCGAACCCTTTGTCATCATGGAGTACGTCGGCGGTCCCTCTCTACGCCGACTCATTGACGAGAGCCCTTCCGGACTCGGTGAGCAGAAAACCGCCTTCTTCCTCCGTGAGATCGCCAAGGGGCTTTCATATCTCCACGACTGCGGAATCGTTCACCGCGATCTCAAGCCAGCCAACATCTTCTACGACGAGGGGTACGTGAAGATCGGTGATTACGGCCTGTCCAAGGCCATGTCCGCCTCACCCCAGCAGAGCCAGACCATCACCGTGGGCACCGTCCATTACATGGCCCCCGAGATCGGCGGCGGGCGATACGACCGCTCCATCGACATCTACGCCCTCGGCGTCCTTGTCTACGAGTTGCTGACCGGGCAGGTCCCGTTCTTTGGCGGGTCACCGGCGGAGGTGCTCATGAAGCACCTCTCCACGAACGTCGACACAACCCAACTCCCCGCCCCGTTTGACCGTGTCGTCGCCAAGGCGATGGCCAAGGACCCCGCCGACCGCTACGCCTCGGTCCGTGAGATGGTCGAGGACGTCTTCGGTGCCCAGCACATCCGAGAGTCCGTCGCTGACTTCGGGGCTGAGGACCTCACCGTCTATGCGCGACGAGCCGCCGACAAGATCAATGCCGCACCGCTCATTGACAATCTTCCGGACTCCGCCAACCCCGAAACATGGCAGCCAGCCAAAGATCAGCCTGATCCTCGGCGATTCAACCAGACCGATCAGCAGCCGCCGAGTCCTCAGCCACGCCCGATCCTTGCCGATCCGACGCGTGACAATCTCAGCCACGGCCAGCGGCTGTTCCTCTGCGTGATGACCCTCCTGACCGTTGCTGCGGGATCGCTCTACATCAGCGCGATCGGTGAAGGCTGGTTCAATCTCCCCGAACTTATGGGGATCGGCCTGATCATCGCCGGCGTTGCGGCCACGCATGTCATGGGTCTGTTCATCGCACGATCATGGTTCGGCCAGCGACTCGATGATGCCCCCGTCCTTCAACGCATCGCCTACGCCACCACCGCAGCACTCACCTCGGCGCTCTTCGTCCTCCCCATCCTCCTGATCGCGGGCGATGCCGACGACCCGGGTGTCTCGGCGATAGCCATGCTCTGGCTGACATGCCTTATTCCCGTCCTGACGCTTGACGTGCATCGTTCGCTCGAACTCGCCAGACCGTCACGCGTCTCCATCATCAGGGCGGCCCTTGCTGCGCTTGTCGTCGGACTTCCCATGGCCGTCCTCACCTCTGGCAGCGCCGCCACCATGATCTTCGCTGCCATGGCCGCGGCCATCAGCCTCGCCGCGCAGATCATGGCCGCCTACGACCCCGTCGCCTCCAGGAACACGCACCCGCTGACCGCTGCCGAGCGAGCCGCACGCGATGAGCAGGAGAAGATGACACCCGAACTCCGTCTGCAGGCCCAGAAGCGTTCAGAAGAAATCCGCAAGCGAGCCCGGGAAGAATCCGCCCGGGAAACCGCAGAGCAGGCCAAAGCCGACGCTGAGATTGATCCCTCAACCTCGCCTCGCATGCGCACGATTGCGCTGATACTCGTCGCCACGCCCATGATGGGCATCCCCATCTTCGGGCTCCACCGTTTCTACGCCGGCAAGATCGTGACGGGCATCATCTGGCTCCTCACCGGCGGGCTCTTTGGCATCGGTCAGTTCCTCGACGCCCTCTTCATCATCACCGGTCACTTCGAAGACGATCAGGAACGGCCGATCCGCACCTGGTGGGACGAGAGCCGGCAGCAACAGCACGAACACCGCCCACGCCCAAAGCAGGTCCACCGCCGTCAGACCCCCGCATCGAGTTCCAGCTACTCCGACTATGTCGGTGGAGCCATCGCCGGAACCCTCGCCATCTTCGCCTACATCGCCCTCTTTGGCGCCGCCGCCATCACGGGGATTACCATCTTCGGCGGCCCCTACTTCCTCACCGCCGACGTTCCCGGACTCGGACTCGATCAACTCGCTGTTGAACTGTTTGGCGAAGGCGATTGGCAGCCCGGATTCCTTCAAGCGCTTCAGCCCATCGCGATCGTTTTACTCTGCCTCGGCACCGCGTTGATGGTTCTCGCGCGACGTCGAGCGGGCATAGGGCACATGTTCCGTTCCCTCCTGGGCATCGGCATCCTCTCAGCCGCCGCCGTTGTCGGCTACGGGCTCTTTGACGCGGCGGGCGGTATCGAAGCCGTCTGGAATGCCGCCGCCGAGCAAGTCCAGCACGGCGCTATCCCCACCGCCTTCATCTCCGTTATGCAGGCCATGAACGTCGAACTTCTTTTCGTCGTGCAGATCCTCGTTCTCCTCGGCGTCCTGCTGCTCGCCTGGCCCGCTCGACGACGTAACACGACCACGGAGACTCAGCCATGA
- a CDS encoding tetratricopeptide repeat protein encodes MLLLQFKRAEAALAGGRLDEAWRIASKPRVRAHRRGQALIQNLLAAWTRRGNEHLDHGRLDQAMQDYRRAAGIEPNDRNVASLGQKLRQALDSHERHRQRKDHALQHVADRIASGSWSAARHALNNLSGTQNGTPSLMNDLDRRESSLRRQTEAAAAALETRDWARVAALLVQARSIRSTDSTVEQLRRRLIDEAGEQLREAYLGARLAEAEPLAATLQPLIHTTDRPGPIITSLGALTETRDALATGDLERAARHAGRAASLVPEAQWTRQLTSDLQQALDTLRDALNGPLAALTTTSSDHPADVDTATLMSPAPTPRPTPAPEPAARQHEILCIDGVGSFLLCHGSSVSIGPAASEHHDIPLLTDPSATAMTIQREEEGYTLRSDSQIQVLRHDQRISLPPNNRIRFCQPHPASGSAVVEIVRGRIANTDARHAILLDHQFVIGAGPQAHVRVDTLDPSIVVYLRPDGLWARPAGSDQQAAVQLNLDQSVSVNGLRMRRERLTP; translated from the coding sequence GTGCTCCTGCTCCAATTCAAACGAGCCGAGGCAGCCCTTGCTGGCGGGCGACTCGATGAAGCCTGGCGTATCGCCAGCAAGCCCAGGGTCAGAGCGCATCGCAGGGGCCAGGCCCTCATCCAGAATCTCCTCGCCGCCTGGACACGGCGGGGCAACGAGCATCTCGATCACGGCCGGCTCGACCAGGCCATGCAGGACTACCGCAGAGCCGCCGGCATCGAGCCCAACGATCGGAATGTTGCCTCACTCGGACAGAAGCTCAGGCAGGCACTGGACAGCCATGAACGCCATCGTCAGCGCAAGGACCACGCCCTTCAGCACGTCGCCGATCGGATCGCCTCCGGATCATGGTCGGCCGCGCGGCATGCGCTCAACAATCTGTCCGGTACCCAAAACGGTACCCCTTCCCTGATGAACGACCTCGACCGCCGAGAGAGCAGCTTGCGACGACAGACCGAGGCGGCTGCCGCCGCACTCGAGACCCGGGATTGGGCTCGGGTCGCAGCACTCTTGGTTCAGGCACGCTCGATCCGATCCACAGACAGCACCGTCGAGCAACTCCGCCGGCGGCTGATTGATGAGGCGGGTGAGCAACTCAGGGAGGCCTATCTCGGTGCAAGACTCGCAGAGGCAGAACCCCTCGCCGCGACGCTTCAGCCGCTGATCCACACCACCGACCGTCCCGGGCCGATCATCACCTCGCTCGGTGCCTTGACCGAGACACGCGACGCGCTGGCCACCGGCGACCTCGAACGCGCAGCACGACACGCCGGCCGCGCCGCCTCGCTCGTTCCCGAGGCCCAGTGGACACGTCAGCTCACCAGTGATCTCCAGCAGGCGCTCGATACCCTGCGCGACGCGCTGAACGGGCCGCTCGCCGCACTCACCACAACCTCCAGCGACCATCCCGCCGACGTCGATACCGCCACACTTATGAGTCCCGCGCCAACCCCCAGGCCAACGCCGGCTCCGGAACCCGCCGCCCGGCAGCACGAGATCCTCTGCATTGATGGCGTGGGATCCTTCCTTCTCTGTCACGGCAGCAGCGTCAGCATCGGCCCGGCCGCCAGCGAGCACCATGACATTCCCTTGCTGACCGATCCCTCCGCCACCGCCATGACCATCCAACGCGAGGAGGAGGGGTACACCCTCCGCAGCGACAGTCAGATACAGGTTCTCCGGCACGACCAGCGGATCTCGTTACCCCCCAACAACCGCATCCGCTTCTGCCAGCCTCATCCCGCCAGCGGCAGCGCTGTTGTGGAGATTGTCCGGGGACGCATCGCGAACACCGATGCACGACACGCCATCCTGCTCGATCATCAGTTCGTCATCGGAGCGGGGCCGCAGGCACACGTCCGCGTCGACACACTCGACCCCTCCATCGTCGTCTACCTGAGACCCGATGGGCTCTGGGCACGGCCCGCCGGCAGCGACCAGCAGGCCGCCGTCCAACTCAACCTCGACCAGTCCGTCTCCGTCAACGGACTCCGGATGCGACGCGAACGACTCACGCCCTGA